In Tachysurus fulvidraco isolate hzauxx_2018 chromosome 3, HZAU_PFXX_2.0, whole genome shotgun sequence, a single window of DNA contains:
- the znf526 gene encoding zinc finger protein 574, giving the protein MSEQQEEYVEHQYMCSECQQLFNTLEEVLIHQQVHTGSELEDLVAISSNEDTRDSQYQCLECGALLRNSDELLLHQELHMREAGLGAEHELCEVAETDAAVAAVPIHYQCLECLALFDTAELWMAHRQTHKISTHSDMSDTDYVLQPDGSVTPVAKVQNLVLDEQRAGEILTLAQALREQQSQPKPTSLPRATLLQSTQSLPGSTSAMFRLQFCSAQAIADGSASTTIRKAKLLPPLLPSEPIRLENGITTLNLLPAVEHSDFGKHTDEEVLIIHPYECSECNLLFSTPEDFLHHQGEHFLAQDKESGGAGVMLGHDDGARAREDEGRKDMREAGSKAEQGKGQGGRRTYTARLASLGVNSSISSANLQCEECQRTFTTANRLAAHLRVHEQGTHECPECDKVFKKVGSLHTHMRTHSGEARFLCVDCGHSFTTEMTLIIHRKSHTSEPLHRCPFCAKTFTNMTKFLYHRRTHTNREPVSSASTVTLTQQMPLSIMQRAREREAVWRKQKQAVLMAPVNAEMDTGESILEAAASLSQAAVTAENGIDFKDPSTEDAQKHQANPDNNLNLDVMEDSDKWQAPITEDDIKFPCSTCKKTFTSQIRLLSHRRTAHSSERRFKCNVCGKPFKKQIHLRNHLRTHTGERPFQCSVCGKTFSLLANLTRHGLTHTGVRPYRCDVCHRAFTQSSNLHQHRLLHSNPTPSACPDCSATFIRPAKLVAHRFLHHPGAPAPYPCPHCSEGFLRKKQRDLHCLAEHPNLTDTFTDVTNETCPKGQKVSTEVVDQGASLVTKPNLDCTICGKRLNSAANLRLHQLSHGLGPGRPRGSSSVSGKLHPCPVCGKLFVSASSVTLHQRVHTGERPYPCAVCGKRFRQNTHLREHLRTHSGERPFRCEFCNKGFVQSMHLVEHRRTHTGERPHACAECGKTFKTISNLRNHRKTHNKSQEEIEQGKDAKQMETTMESSLATLAVVNASDVSLCQQGVPLGQPQVIQIQTSGLEQAQGTPTIMCNEFGEAIAIIETSGDLAEAIELYHTALEGGINMDTITLDNLQLV; this is encoded by the exons ATGAGTGAGCAGCAGGAAGAGTATGTGGAGCATCAGTACATGTGCAGTGAGTGTCAGCAGCTCTTCAATACTCTGGAGGAGGTGCTGATACACCAACAGGTGCACACTGGTTCAGAATTAGAAGACCTGGTGGCCATTTCTAGCAATGAGGACACCAGGGACAGTCAGTACCAGTGTCTTGAATGCGGCGCTCTTCTCAGAAACTCGGACGAACTGCTGCTCCATCAAGAGCTGCACATGAGGGAGGCAGGCCTGGGTGCTGAACATG AGCTTTGTGAGGTGGCAGAAACCGATGCTGCAGTTGCAGCGGTTCCGATCCATTACCAGTGCCTGGAGTGTCTGGCCCTCTTCGACACGGCTGAATTGTGGATGGCACACAGGCAGACGCACAAGATCAGCACACACAGCGACATGTCTGACACT gattATGTTCTACAGCCAGATGGTTCAGTCACCCCTGTGGCCAAAGTGCAAAATCTGGTGCTAGATGAACAGCGAGCCGGAGAGATCCTAACATTAGCTCAG GCTCTTAGAGAGCAGCAGTCTCAGCCCAAGCCTACGTCTCTACCCCGTGCTACTCTTCTTCAAAGCACCCAGTCCCTTCCTGGTTCCACTTCTGCCATGTTCCGTCTCCAGTTCTGCTCTGCCCAAGCCATTGCAGATGGCTCCGCCTCAACAACCATTCGCAAAGCCAAGCTCCTTCCTCCGCTTCTCCCCTCCGAGCCAATCAGGCTTGAGAACGGCATTACGACGCTCAATCTTCTCCCTGCTGTTGAGCATTCAGACTTCGGGAAGCACACCGACGAAGAGGTGTTGATCATTCATCCGTACGAATGCTCAGAATGCAACCTGCTTTTCAGCACTCCAGAAGATTTTCTCCACCACCAGGGAGAGCACTTTCTAGCTCAGGACAAAGAGAGTGGGGGTGCTGGGGTCATGTTAGGCCACGACGACGGTGCTAGAGCGAGGGAAGATGAAGGACGGAAAGACATGAGAGAGGCGGGGAGTAAGGCAGAGCAGGGGAAAGGCCAGGGCGGAAGACGTACCTACACGGCCCGATTGGCAAGTCTCGGAGTGAATTCATCCATTTCATCGGCCAACCTGCAATGTGAAGAGTGCCAGAGAACTTTCACCACAGCCAATCGGCTGGCAGCACATCTCCGAGTGCATGAGCAGGGAACACACGAATGCCCTGAATGTGACAAAGTGTTCAAAAAGGTGGgatcactgcatacacacatgcgcacacactccGGGGAGGCCCGCTTTCTGTGTGTGGACTGCGGACATAGCTTCACTACAGAAATGACCCTCATCATACACAG GAAGTCCCATACATCGGAGCCTCTCCACAGGTGCCCTTTCTGTGCCAAAACCTTCACCAATATGACCAAGTTTCTTTACCATCGCCGCACTCATACTAACCGTGAACCAGTCAGCTCTGCCTCCACA GTTACTCTGACTCAGCAGATGCCTCTGTCTATTATGCAAAGGGCAAGAGAACGAGAGGCTGTTTGGagaaaacagaaacaggcagTACTTATGGCTCCTGTAAATGCTGAAATGGACACGGGTGAGAGCATACTGGAAGCcgcagcttctctctctcaggctgcTGTAACAGCAGAAAATGGAATAGATTTTAAGGATCCTAGTACAGAAGACGCACAAAAGCACCAGGCAAACCCAGACAACAATCTCAACCTGGACGTTATGGAGGATTCTGATAAATGGCAGGCTCCCATTACAGAGGACGATATAAAGTTCCCTTGCTCTACCTGCAAAAAAACCTTCACTTCCCAAATCCGTTTGTTAAGTCACCGCCGAACAGCGCATTCCAGCGAGCGCCGCTTCAAGTGCAACGTATGTGGAAAGCCTTTCAAGAAGCAGATCCATCTGCGGAACcacctgcgcacacacacgggtgAGCGGCCATTCCAGTGCAGTGTGTGCGGCAAGACCTTCTCTTTACTGGCCAACCTTACTCGACACGGCCTGACTCATACGGGCGTGCGGCCATATCGTTGTGACGTATGCCACAGGGCTTTTACACAGTCCTCTAACCTGCACCAGCACCGCCTGCTCCATAGTAACCCCACTCCCTCAGCTTGCCCGGACTGCTCAGCCACATTCATCCGGCCGGCAAAGCTTGTAGCACATAGATTCCTTCACCATCCAGGAGCACCAGCGCCATACCCCTGCCCGCATTGCTCAGAAGGGTTCTTACGAAAGAAGCAAAGGGATTTGCATTGCCTAGCAGAACACCCCAACTTGACGGACACTTTTACAGACGTCACTAATGAAACCTGTCCTAAAGGTCAGAAAGTATCTACTGAGGTTGTAGATCAGGGTGCTTCTCTAGTCACAAAGCCAAATTTGGACTGCACCATTTGTGGGAAGCGCCTAAACTCAGCTGCTAACCTGCGCCTCCATCAATTGAGCCATGGACTGGGACCGGGCCGCCCACGTGGCTCCAGCTCAGTCTCTGGAAAATTACACCCATGCCCAGTGTGTGGGAAGTTGTTTGTTTCAGCATCAAGCGTCACGTTGCACCAGCGTGTTCACACCGGCGAGAGGCCGTATCCTTGTGCTGTCTGTGGCAAGCGTTTCAGGCAGAACACCCACCTGCGTGAGCATCTGCGCACGCATTCTGGTGAGCGTCCGTTTCGCTGCGAGTTCTGCAACAAAGGTTTTGTGCAGAGCATGCATCTGGTTGAGCACAGAAGGACGCACACCGGGGAAAGGCCACATGCTTGTGCAGAATGCGGAAAGACCTTCAAGACCATCTCCAACCTGAGGAACCACCGAAAGACCCACAACAAATCACAAGAAGAAATTGAGCAAGGCAAAGATGCCAAACAGATGGAGACCACCATGGAGAGCAGCCTTGCAACACTTGCTGTGGTGAATGCCTCAGATGTGAGCCTTTGTCAACAGGGTGTCCCACTGGGGCAACCTCAAGTCATACAGATCCAGACTTCTGGTCTGGAACAG GCTCAAGGCACTCCCACCATTATGTGTAACGAATTTGGAGAAGCAATAGCAATCATCGAGACAAGTGGCGATCTGGCAGAGGCTATAGAACTTTACCACACTGCGCTGGAAGGTGGGATCAACATGGACACCATCACTCTGGACAACCTACAGCTTGTGTGA